A single genomic interval of Pithys albifrons albifrons isolate INPA30051 chromosome 11, PitAlb_v1, whole genome shotgun sequence harbors:
- the D2HGDH gene encoding D-2-hydroxyglutarate dehydrogenase, mitochondrial isoform X1: MAVWGRGAGLLRGRGGKVAVRSLRDKSVRDEVMRTCERYDVRRRPFSRPGSEDVEFFERVMPGRVVTGEEEVKPFNVDWLKSVRGCSQLVLKPQTTAEVSQVLRYCHERNLAVTPQGGNTGLVGGSVPVFDEIILSTALMNRIISFDKVSGILVCQAGCVLERLNEYLEEQGFIMPLDLGAKGSCHIGGNVATNAGGLRLLRYGSLRGTVLGLEVVLADGSALDCLASLRKDNTGYDLKQLFIGSEGTLGVITAVSILCPQKPKAVNVAFLGCQSFSKVLETFTRCRAMLGEILSAYEFLDEKCMELVERHLKLSSPVTGSPFYVLIETSGSNSTHDEEKLNNFLEQVTASGLVTDGTVATDDKKIKMLWSLRERITEALTHEGYVYKYDISLPVAKLYDLVTDMRARLGQSAKNVVGYGHLGDGNLHLNITAESYSHSLQDAIEPFVYEWTARCSGSISAEHGLGFKKKQFIEYSKPREAVALMQRFKAMLDPKGILNPYKTLPESSTH, from the exons ATGGCCGTGTGGGGCCGCGGGGCCGGCCTGCTGAGGGGCCGCGGAGGGAAGGTGGCGGTGCGATCCCTGAGGGATAAATCGGTTCGGGATGAAGTGATGAGGACCTGTGAGCGCTATGACGTGCGGAGGAGGCCCTTCAGCCGGCCGGGGAGTGAGGATGTGGAGTTTTTCGAGAGGGTGATGCCCGGCAGGGTCGTGACGGGTGAGGAGGAGGTGAAGCCCTTCAATGTGGACTGGTTGAAGTCGGTGCGAG gctgcagccagctggtGTTGAAGCCACAGACCACAGCAGAGGTGTCTCAGGTTCTCAG GTACTGCCATGAGAGGAACCTGGCAGTGACCCCACAGGGGGGTAACACGGGCCTCGTTGGGGGCAGTGTTCCTGTCTTTGATGAGATCATTCTCTCCACTGCTCTCATGAACCGGATCATCAGCTTTGACAAGGTGTCTG GAATCCTTGTGTGCCAAGCTGGCTGTGTCTTGGAGAGACTCAATGAGTACTTGGAGGAGCAGGGCTTTATCATGCCACTCGACCTGGGAGCCAAAGGCAGTTGTCACATCGGGGGGAACGTGGCCACCAACGCCGGGGGCCTGCGGCTCTTGAGGTACGGCTCGCTGCGAGGGACAGTGCTGGGCCTGGAAGTG GTGCTGGCTGATGGCTCAGCTCTGGACTGCCTGGCCTCTCTGCGCAAAGACAACACAGGCTATGACTTGAAGCAGCTCTTCATCGGGTCTGAGGGGACCCTGGGAGTTATCACTGCTGTCTCCATACTCTGTCCTCAGAAACCCAAGGCTGTAAACGTGGCATTCCTGG GGTGTCAGAGTTTCTCTAAGGTTCTGGAAACATTCACAAGGTGCAGGGCCATGCTGGGTGAGATCCTGTCTGCTTATGAATTCCTGGATGAGAAGTGCATGGAATTGGTTGAGAGACATCTCAAGCTGTCCAGCCCAGTGACAG GCAGCCCTTTTTATGTTTTGATTGAAACTTCGGGCTCCAACTCAACTCATGATGAGGAAAAATTGAACAACTTCCTAGAACAGGTCACGGCCTCTGGTTTGGTCACCGATGGAACTGTAGCAACAGACgataagaaaataaag ATGCTGTGGAGCCTGCGGGAGAGGATCACTGAGGCCCTCACCCATGAGGGTTATGTGTACAAATACGACatctccctgcctgtggcaaagCTCTATGACCTCGTGACTGACATGAGGGCTCGGCTGGGCCAGAGCGCCAAAAACGTGGTGGGCTACGGCCACTTGG GAGACGGGAACTTGCACTTGAACATCACGGCGGAGTCCTACAGCCATTCCCTGCAGGATGCCATCGAGCCCTTCGTGTACGAGTGGACTGCGAGGTGCAGTGGGAGCATCAGTGCAGAGCACGGGCTGGGCTTCAAGAAGAAGCAGTTCATTGAGTACAGCAAACCCCGCGAGGCAGTCGCGCTCATGCAGCGCTTCAAAGCCATGCTGGACCCCAAGGGCATCCTCAACCCCTACAAGACACTGCCCGAGAGCAGCACGCACTGA
- the D2HGDH gene encoding D-2-hydroxyglutarate dehydrogenase, mitochondrial isoform X2 codes for MAVWGRGAGLLRGRGGKVAVRSLRDKSVRDEVMRTCERYDVRRRPFSRPGSEDVEFFERVMPGRVVTGEEEVKPFNVDWLKSVRGCSQLVLKPQTTAEVSQVLRYCHERNLAVTPQGGNTGLVGGSVPVFDEIILSTALMNRIISFDKVSGILVCQAGCVLERLNEYLEEQGFIMPLDLGAKGSCHIGGNVATNAGGLRLLRYGSLRGTVLGLEVVLADGSALDCLASLRKDNTGYDLKQLFIGSEGTLGVITAVSILCPQKPKAVNVAFLGCQSFSKVLETFTRCRAMLGEILSAYEFLDEKCMELVERHLKLSSPVTGSPFYVLIETSGSNSTHDEEKLNNFLEQVTASGLVTDGTVATDDKKIKMLWSLRERITEALTHEGYVYKYDISLPVAKLYDLVTDMRARLGQSAKNVVGYGHLEYPAALCLIKHHHTVAKEETILLCLFLLTRCQNAFRALHRHNRERKSDEGPRSNLMIITASRWWHNN; via the exons ATGGCCGTGTGGGGCCGCGGGGCCGGCCTGCTGAGGGGCCGCGGAGGGAAGGTGGCGGTGCGATCCCTGAGGGATAAATCGGTTCGGGATGAAGTGATGAGGACCTGTGAGCGCTATGACGTGCGGAGGAGGCCCTTCAGCCGGCCGGGGAGTGAGGATGTGGAGTTTTTCGAGAGGGTGATGCCCGGCAGGGTCGTGACGGGTGAGGAGGAGGTGAAGCCCTTCAATGTGGACTGGTTGAAGTCGGTGCGAG gctgcagccagctggtGTTGAAGCCACAGACCACAGCAGAGGTGTCTCAGGTTCTCAG GTACTGCCATGAGAGGAACCTGGCAGTGACCCCACAGGGGGGTAACACGGGCCTCGTTGGGGGCAGTGTTCCTGTCTTTGATGAGATCATTCTCTCCACTGCTCTCATGAACCGGATCATCAGCTTTGACAAGGTGTCTG GAATCCTTGTGTGCCAAGCTGGCTGTGTCTTGGAGAGACTCAATGAGTACTTGGAGGAGCAGGGCTTTATCATGCCACTCGACCTGGGAGCCAAAGGCAGTTGTCACATCGGGGGGAACGTGGCCACCAACGCCGGGGGCCTGCGGCTCTTGAGGTACGGCTCGCTGCGAGGGACAGTGCTGGGCCTGGAAGTG GTGCTGGCTGATGGCTCAGCTCTGGACTGCCTGGCCTCTCTGCGCAAAGACAACACAGGCTATGACTTGAAGCAGCTCTTCATCGGGTCTGAGGGGACCCTGGGAGTTATCACTGCTGTCTCCATACTCTGTCCTCAGAAACCCAAGGCTGTAAACGTGGCATTCCTGG GGTGTCAGAGTTTCTCTAAGGTTCTGGAAACATTCACAAGGTGCAGGGCCATGCTGGGTGAGATCCTGTCTGCTTATGAATTCCTGGATGAGAAGTGCATGGAATTGGTTGAGAGACATCTCAAGCTGTCCAGCCCAGTGACAG GCAGCCCTTTTTATGTTTTGATTGAAACTTCGGGCTCCAACTCAACTCATGATGAGGAAAAATTGAACAACTTCCTAGAACAGGTCACGGCCTCTGGTTTGGTCACCGATGGAACTGTAGCAACAGACgataagaaaataaag ATGCTGTGGAGCCTGCGGGAGAGGATCACTGAGGCCCTCACCCATGAGGGTTATGTGTACAAATACGACatctccctgcctgtggcaaagCTCTATGACCTCGTGACTGACATGAGGGCTCGGCTGGGCCAGAGCGCCAAAAACGTGGTGGGCTACGGCCACTTGG AGTacccagcagctctgtgcttAATCAAACACCATCACACAGTGGCAAAAGAAGAAACTattctgctttgtttgtttctgttgaCACGATGCCAAAACGCATTTAGAGCACTGCACAGACATaatagagagagaaaaagtgatGAAGGACCACGTTCAAATCTAATGATCATCACGGCATCACGGTGGTGGCACAATAATTAA
- the GAL3ST2 gene encoding galactose-3-O-sulfotransferase 2 isoform X2, with translation MAQHRLERHIRCLVIVSLCLGLIVLSGFFHTKDKSYSISKSPEELLIPSTPCHAKTNVMFLKTHKTASSTVLNIMFRFAERYNLTVALPAGQLLHLGYPRTFLAQFVEDFEAIGQNYNIMCNHMRFNPSEVQKVMAPNTFYFSILRNPIPLLESSYMYYKNNVPAFRSSRDVNEYLASPTRYYRPEDSRWNIYARNIMWFDFGYDNNAEDTTEYIQAVLKEIEQNFHLILIAEYFDESMILLKHVLCWDLDDVIYFKLNSRSQDTVQTLTLESEEQVKAWCSLDWKLYLHFNQSFWRRIEETIGLEVLEKEVNQLRARQKELMETCLLEQEAVGKNHIKNKALLPFQSGAANILGYNLRQDLDKRMLRMCQRMVMPELQYTSYLHAVQHPHKRRKQLGLPLLWTSLQERMQLPPTN, from the exons ATGGCACAGCACAGGTTGGAAAG gcatATCAGGTGTCTCGTCATTGTCAGCCTCTGCCTGGGACTCATCGTCCTGTCAGGATTCTTCCATACAAAGGATAAGAGTTACAG TATCTCAAAGagccctgaggagctgctgatcCCTTCCACGCCGTGCCATGCCAAGACAAATGTCATGTTCCTCAAGACCCACAAGACAGCCAGCAGCACTGTGCTCAACATCATGTTTAGGTTTGCAGAGAGGTACAACCTCACCGTGGCCCTCCCTGCTGGCCAGCTGCTCCACCTGGGCTACCCAAGGACTTTCCTGGCCCAGTTTGTGGAGGATTTTGAAGCCATAGGCCAAAACTACAACATCATGTGCAACCACATGCGGTTTAACCCCTCTGAG GTGCAGAAGGTGATGGCACCCAACACCTTCTACTTCTCCATCCTGAGGAACCCCATTCCCCTTCTGGAGTCTTCCTACATGTACTACAAGAACAATGTCCCTGCCTTCAGGAGCTCCAGGGATGTGAACGAGTACCTGGCATCACCCACAAGGTATTACCGCCCAGAGGATTCCAGGTGGAACATCTACGCCAGGAATATCATGTGGTTTGACTTCGGCTACGACAACAACGCAGAGGACACCACCGAGTACATCCAGGCTGTCCTGAAGGAGATCGAGCAGAATTTCCACCTCATTCTGATAGCAGAATACTTTGATGAGTCCATGATCCTCCTGAAGCATGTTTTGTGCTGGGATCTGGATGATGTGATTTACTTCAAGCTCAATTCCAGAAGTCAGGACACTGTCCAGACCTTGACTCTGGAAAGCGAGGAGCAGGTAAAGGCCTGGTGCTCACTGGACTGGAAGCTCTACCTGCACTTCAACCAGAGCTTCTGGAGGAGAATTGAGGAGACCATAGGGCTCgaggtgctggagaaggaggtgaATCAACTGCGAGCCAGACAGAAGGAGCTCATGGAAACCTGTCTTTTAGAGCAGGAGGCAGTTGGGAAGAATCACATCAAGAACAAAgctctcctgcctttccagTCAGGAGCTGCAAATATCCTGGGGTACAACCTCAGGCAAGACTTGGACAAAAGGATGCTGAGAATGTGCCAGAGAATGGTCATGCCAGAGCTCCAGTACACGTCCTACCTTCATGCTGTCCAACACCCACACaagaggagaaagcagctgGGATTGCCATTGCTGTGGACCAGTCTCCAGGAGAGGATGCAGCTCCCACCTACCAACTAG
- the GAL3ST2 gene encoding galactose-3-O-sulfotransferase 2 isoform X1 codes for MLEIETWPLRARGDEQGTGIDMQRRYFPAHRSMKSPGCTPRHIRCLVIVSLCLGLIVLSGFFHTKDKSYSISKSPEELLIPSTPCHAKTNVMFLKTHKTASSTVLNIMFRFAERYNLTVALPAGQLLHLGYPRTFLAQFVEDFEAIGQNYNIMCNHMRFNPSEVQKVMAPNTFYFSILRNPIPLLESSYMYYKNNVPAFRSSRDVNEYLASPTRYYRPEDSRWNIYARNIMWFDFGYDNNAEDTTEYIQAVLKEIEQNFHLILIAEYFDESMILLKHVLCWDLDDVIYFKLNSRSQDTVQTLTLESEEQVKAWCSLDWKLYLHFNQSFWRRIEETIGLEVLEKEVNQLRARQKELMETCLLEQEAVGKNHIKNKALLPFQSGAANILGYNLRQDLDKRMLRMCQRMVMPELQYTSYLHAVQHPHKRRKQLGLPLLWTSLQERMQLPPTN; via the exons ATGCTAGAAATAGAGACGTGGCCACTAAGAGCCAGAGGAGACGAACAGGGTACTGGAATCGATATGCAAAGGAGATATTTCCCAGCTCACAGAAGCATGAAAAGCCCTGGGTGCACTCCAAG gcatATCAGGTGTCTCGTCATTGTCAGCCTCTGCCTGGGACTCATCGTCCTGTCAGGATTCTTCCATACAAAGGATAAGAGTTACAG TATCTCAAAGagccctgaggagctgctgatcCCTTCCACGCCGTGCCATGCCAAGACAAATGTCATGTTCCTCAAGACCCACAAGACAGCCAGCAGCACTGTGCTCAACATCATGTTTAGGTTTGCAGAGAGGTACAACCTCACCGTGGCCCTCCCTGCTGGCCAGCTGCTCCACCTGGGCTACCCAAGGACTTTCCTGGCCCAGTTTGTGGAGGATTTTGAAGCCATAGGCCAAAACTACAACATCATGTGCAACCACATGCGGTTTAACCCCTCTGAG GTGCAGAAGGTGATGGCACCCAACACCTTCTACTTCTCCATCCTGAGGAACCCCATTCCCCTTCTGGAGTCTTCCTACATGTACTACAAGAACAATGTCCCTGCCTTCAGGAGCTCCAGGGATGTGAACGAGTACCTGGCATCACCCACAAGGTATTACCGCCCAGAGGATTCCAGGTGGAACATCTACGCCAGGAATATCATGTGGTTTGACTTCGGCTACGACAACAACGCAGAGGACACCACCGAGTACATCCAGGCTGTCCTGAAGGAGATCGAGCAGAATTTCCACCTCATTCTGATAGCAGAATACTTTGATGAGTCCATGATCCTCCTGAAGCATGTTTTGTGCTGGGATCTGGATGATGTGATTTACTTCAAGCTCAATTCCAGAAGTCAGGACACTGTCCAGACCTTGACTCTGGAAAGCGAGGAGCAGGTAAAGGCCTGGTGCTCACTGGACTGGAAGCTCTACCTGCACTTCAACCAGAGCTTCTGGAGGAGAATTGAGGAGACCATAGGGCTCgaggtgctggagaaggaggtgaATCAACTGCGAGCCAGACAGAAGGAGCTCATGGAAACCTGTCTTTTAGAGCAGGAGGCAGTTGGGAAGAATCACATCAAGAACAAAgctctcctgcctttccagTCAGGAGCTGCAAATATCCTGGGGTACAACCTCAGGCAAGACTTGGACAAAAGGATGCTGAGAATGTGCCAGAGAATGGTCATGCCAGAGCTCCAGTACACGTCCTACCTTCATGCTGTCCAACACCCACACaagaggagaaagcagctgGGATTGCCATTGCTGTGGACCAGTCTCCAGGAGAGGATGCAGCTCCCACCTACCAACTAG
- the GAL3ST2 gene encoding galactose-3-O-sulfotransferase 2 isoform X3 — protein MSPMLRHIRCLVIVSLCLGLIVLSGFFHTKDKSYSISKSPEELLIPSTPCHAKTNVMFLKTHKTASSTVLNIMFRFAERYNLTVALPAGQLLHLGYPRTFLAQFVEDFEAIGQNYNIMCNHMRFNPSEVQKVMAPNTFYFSILRNPIPLLESSYMYYKNNVPAFRSSRDVNEYLASPTRYYRPEDSRWNIYARNIMWFDFGYDNNAEDTTEYIQAVLKEIEQNFHLILIAEYFDESMILLKHVLCWDLDDVIYFKLNSRSQDTVQTLTLESEEQVKAWCSLDWKLYLHFNQSFWRRIEETIGLEVLEKEVNQLRARQKELMETCLLEQEAVGKNHIKNKALLPFQSGAANILGYNLRQDLDKRMLRMCQRMVMPELQYTSYLHAVQHPHKRRKQLGLPLLWTSLQERMQLPPTN, from the exons ATGTCACCGATGCTTAG gcatATCAGGTGTCTCGTCATTGTCAGCCTCTGCCTGGGACTCATCGTCCTGTCAGGATTCTTCCATACAAAGGATAAGAGTTACAG TATCTCAAAGagccctgaggagctgctgatcCCTTCCACGCCGTGCCATGCCAAGACAAATGTCATGTTCCTCAAGACCCACAAGACAGCCAGCAGCACTGTGCTCAACATCATGTTTAGGTTTGCAGAGAGGTACAACCTCACCGTGGCCCTCCCTGCTGGCCAGCTGCTCCACCTGGGCTACCCAAGGACTTTCCTGGCCCAGTTTGTGGAGGATTTTGAAGCCATAGGCCAAAACTACAACATCATGTGCAACCACATGCGGTTTAACCCCTCTGAG GTGCAGAAGGTGATGGCACCCAACACCTTCTACTTCTCCATCCTGAGGAACCCCATTCCCCTTCTGGAGTCTTCCTACATGTACTACAAGAACAATGTCCCTGCCTTCAGGAGCTCCAGGGATGTGAACGAGTACCTGGCATCACCCACAAGGTATTACCGCCCAGAGGATTCCAGGTGGAACATCTACGCCAGGAATATCATGTGGTTTGACTTCGGCTACGACAACAACGCAGAGGACACCACCGAGTACATCCAGGCTGTCCTGAAGGAGATCGAGCAGAATTTCCACCTCATTCTGATAGCAGAATACTTTGATGAGTCCATGATCCTCCTGAAGCATGTTTTGTGCTGGGATCTGGATGATGTGATTTACTTCAAGCTCAATTCCAGAAGTCAGGACACTGTCCAGACCTTGACTCTGGAAAGCGAGGAGCAGGTAAAGGCCTGGTGCTCACTGGACTGGAAGCTCTACCTGCACTTCAACCAGAGCTTCTGGAGGAGAATTGAGGAGACCATAGGGCTCgaggtgctggagaaggaggtgaATCAACTGCGAGCCAGACAGAAGGAGCTCATGGAAACCTGTCTTTTAGAGCAGGAGGCAGTTGGGAAGAATCACATCAAGAACAAAgctctcctgcctttccagTCAGGAGCTGCAAATATCCTGGGGTACAACCTCAGGCAAGACTTGGACAAAAGGATGCTGAGAATGTGCCAGAGAATGGTCATGCCAGAGCTCCAGTACACGTCCTACCTTCATGCTGTCCAACACCCACACaagaggagaaagcagctgGGATTGCCATTGCTGTGGACCAGTCTCCAGGAGAGGATGCAGCTCCCACCTACCAACTAG